TGACATCCTTCTATATACCCCTACGTGCTATGGGCGTCCAACTTGGCCCGGTTGACCAGCCCCACCACACTTCGTCGAGTGTCACCCGTGTCCAAAACCTTGAGAGCCGCATCGAACTCGCTCAATAGATCGGAATCGAGGTTGGTCCGGAACCGTTCCTCAGAAGCCAAGGTGGCCGAGTTGGGCTTGTGCAAGTTTTCAAAGTTGGGCACCTGGAGAGGACTGTTTTGCTGACCAATCAGTCCAGTGTCAAACGCGTActtgagaagctggaaaagAGGAGtgtcaaggagaagagccTCCTGTTCCTGATCTGTCCGGTCTGACTTGTCGAGAACCTCCATCCAGTCCGTTTCAAGAAGAACCCGAACCCACACAGTGAGGCTCATGATGCTGGTCTTTGCGTTATTGCTGTCAGAAATGGCCTGCagagcttcttctgagaATCCAATCACACAGCTGCACAGTTCAACGAGCTCCAGGCTGGTCAGCACCTTCTTCTGAACCACCTTGGTCACCAGCTTCTTAGCGGCATCAGTCACACCCTTTGGAAGTTGGGGGCTGAGAATCTGCTCACTGAAAATCTGGGTGCCCTGCACGTGGCCAGAGATGTGTTCAGCAAGCCGTTTCTGGATCAAACTGAGATTGAGCTCATTGTTCACCTCGGTCTGCTCACGCGAAGGATCCATTCTGGTGCCAGATCGAGCTTGCATGAATGCAAGCTTGGCCATACTGAGCTGCACAAGCCGGTTTCGGAGGTCCCCTCCTGGAATGGTATCTTGGCCTTCCTTGGCCGCCTGGACAAGAGCCTCGGCTGCCGACTGGTATTCTCCCAAGCCAAGGGAGAGAATCCACGAAATGTTGGCGTGGTTACTGGACCGGAAATATTGCTTCAGCATTTCCCGATAGTCCTGAAACCGGGTGAACAGGCTCTCAAAGTCGCGGGTCTCAAtccagtacgagtaaaGCTGCGAAGCAAAGTCGTAGCCAAAGTTATGCAGGTACTTTCGAATGGCGTATTCCGCGTCGCTCTCGCTCTGCttattgttgttggtgataGCCACTCGCAGATCGTGGTCGAGAATCTCGGCCAAACATCGGTACAGACGGAACGTCTCACAGATATGCAGCGCCTGGCTCACTTGACCCACCGAAACGACTGCCTTAATCCAGTCTCCACGTCGCTGGTGGTATGTGTTTTCGTATGCCTGCCAGTCGTTGCCTGAATTTCGGGCCCAGGTGATAGCCACGACAGATTGGCTACACAGAGACTGGGCTAGGGGACCCAGTGGTCTGTGATCGTTCGTGTTGTTGGCGATGAACCGGAACAGTGAGTCCCAAGTCTCCATCATACGAGATTCACACCACCAAGGGCAATTCTCGCCAGTGTCGTCGTTGGAAACACGCAAAGCAGAAAGAGACTCCTCTCGTGCAGTGAGAATGGCGCTAATTGCAGACCCCACAGTAGCAGCGAAGATGGAGCCCATGTTGGGCTGCTGAATATTGTCGAACACGCCGTAGATCAGGTTGGCAGCCTCAAGGGTGCGGCTGGTAAAAAAATCCTGCACGGGGTCCTGGTCCGTGTTCTGGTTCTTGTCAACACTCTTGACAATGATGTTTTCCAGCACAATGTAGCCGTCCTTGACGTCCAGCATAGCCCAGATGGCCTCGCAAGCCGCGAGTTTCTCGGCATTGGACGCCAGAGTTAGCTTTGTAGCAACGTCGAGCTGGGACGCGAAGTTGTCGTAGGCGTACTGGTTCAGGATTCGCAGCCGGTCCACTCGGAATTCCAAACTGAAGCCCAGTCCAGGGAATCGGCCCTCCAGATGGGACGATGTAGACGTGCAGATTTCATGCGACACCTGCAACAGTGCACGTCGGACAACGTCATCGGGGAACTTGACATCATACTCTCCAGTGGCAGCAAACTGCAGAGGCGTAAAGTCGCCACCGGCAAAAAACACGCCCTGCTCGATTCGTGACTTGCAGATGCCACGCTCGAGCGTGTTCAAGCTTCTAGTTtgctccttgtcgtcctgTTCGGGGAACCGGGTGATTTTCAGCACGCCGGCCGCGTCTGTGATGGC
The Yarrowia lipolytica chromosome 1A, complete sequence genome window above contains:
- a CDS encoding uncharacterized protein (Compare to YALI0A03883g, similar to Saccharomyces cerevisiae NUP133 (YKR082W); ancestral locus Anc_5.675, weakly similar to CA2663|CaNUP133 Candida albicans nuclear pore protein (by homology)), which gives rise to MSQIGNIRKLRQKAVQQELNRVVPATLFNDDVTEKSFTNLSAVEDSLADYGSEITRTAMYNVTRLAARPDLSGVEIAFDSGEHVSSSLSDDFGLVVVGNKAHVWKYTSPEPTPETFTHSLGVQDNALGHLIPVTPSFKDVGHPGLVLVGVNSGLCVFWESVGGAAAEGYLRTRQQVETQIKLYSGEVIEHVNRMDDVTLVLSLSSGRLIGLSLRDKDEAALNYWTLRDTKAGLLSNIRSAFSVSSNRRGITGVRVVPSTNRSWRIYVATSECHLGVWEVTEGGDATILADKDLKPMLSADVSTLYNTSSIYLHDIEYVAEEDYLVVLTSILVDNSIFYIIYTIDLHKDKVVSRHRVQSYVRPGLDRGTPRLARPSPGDTLYVVLDHAVVLIDMVTRSNLNFVEYGKWEDSILLKPTVSILGFGAEDKNRSRDSAIVAITDAAGVLKITRFPEQDDKEQTRSLNTLERGICKSRIEQGVFFAGGDFTPLQFAATGEYDVKFPDDVVRRALLQVSHEICTSTSSHLEGRFPGLGFSLEFRVDRLRILNQYAYDNFASQLDVATKLTLASNAEKLAACEAIWAMLDVKDGYIVLENIIVKSVDKNQNTDQDPVQDFFTSRTLEAANLIYGVFDNIQQPNMGSIFAATVGSAISAILTAREESLSALRVSNDDTGENCPWWCESRMMETWDSLFRFIANNTNDHRPLGPLAQSLCSQSVVAITWARNSGNDWQAYENTYHQRRGDWIKAVVSVGQVSQALHICETFRLYRCLAEILDHDLRVAITNNNKQSESDAEYAIRKYLHNFGYDFASQLYSYWIETRDFESLFTRFQDYREMLKQYFRSSNHANISWILSLGLGEYQSAAEALVQAAKEGQDTIPGGDLRNRLVQLSMAKLAFMQARSGTRMDPSREQTEVNNELNLSLIQKRLAEHISGHVQGTQIFSEQILSPQLPKGVTDAAKKLVTKVVQKKVLTSLELVELCSCVIGFSEEALQAISDSNNAKTSIMSLTVWVRVLLETDWMEVLDKSDRTDQEQEALLLDTPLFQLLKYAFDTGLIGQQNSPLQVPNFENLHKPNSATLASEERFRTNLDSDLLSEFDAALKVLDTGDTRRSVVGLVNRAKLDAHST